The following coding sequences lie in one Pontibacter sp. G13 genomic window:
- a CDS encoding DUF4397 domain-containing protein: MKKALYPLIVGLICLLGCEAAIAQTARLQVIHNSPSPTVDVYVNGVLTLDDFAFRTASPFVTVPAGVQLNIGVALSTSTSVADTLVNFPVTLTSGETYFAMANGIVGDPTTPFQLTIKDGVREASSAAGDVDFLVVHGSPDAPAVDVIARGVGTLVDSAAFGDVTDYLSVAPDLYILDITPANDNSTIVATYAADLSGLADSAATVFASGFLTPGAGEPAFGLFAALPGGAVVELPDTALARLQVVHNSPTPTVDVYVNGGLLLNDFEFRTATPFIDVPAGVQLEVGVAPANSMSVDDTIANFGLTLANNGTYIAVAHGIVTNQATPFTISVIENAQEMAMDTANVDFAVFHGSTDAPEVDVFARGVAQLVDDLSYGEATGYTGVPAAAYLLDITPSMDNETIVASYWAELTGLKGGAALVFASGYLTPGPGDPAFGLFAALPDGNIVEFPDTALARLQVVHNSPEPTVDVYLNGGLLLDNFAFRDATPFIDAPAEVELNIGVALDNSTGAGDTLVNFPVTLENGQTYIAVASGVVGNQTTPFTLLAVDNVRESADTGVDLLIHHGSPDAPAVDVSVDGVGVIVDDVAYTGFSDYVNAPATALIVNLSPAEDSLNIVASYDADLTGLDGNSLFVFASGFFSGDQPAFGLWVADVDGNTFALPQRTVSIDDLPQNQNLFSLYPNPAREMAQIELELEKASDVSIRIFNAAGQEVYNEVSAITPGLQTRQIQTQQFQSGIYTVLVSTDEVFATKKLLVIH; encoded by the coding sequence ATGAAAAAAGCGTTATATCCTCTCATCGTAGGATTGATCTGCTTGTTGGGATGTGAAGCGGCAATCGCCCAAACCGCTCGCTTGCAAGTAATCCACAACTCCCCAAGTCCTACAGTGGACGTGTATGTAAACGGAGTTCTGACTCTGGATGATTTTGCCTTTCGTACGGCATCTCCATTTGTAACCGTTCCAGCTGGCGTTCAGCTGAATATTGGGGTAGCACTGAGCACCAGCACATCGGTTGCCGACACCTTGGTCAACTTCCCTGTAACCTTGACTTCTGGCGAAACATACTTTGCTATGGCTAATGGAATTGTAGGCGATCCTACTACTCCATTCCAATTGACCATCAAAGACGGTGTACGCGAAGCGTCTTCAGCTGCTGGAGATGTTGACTTCTTGGTGGTACATGGCTCACCAGATGCACCTGCTGTAGACGTGATTGCTCGTGGGGTGGGAACATTGGTAGATAGCGCAGCCTTCGGAGATGTCACTGATTACTTGTCAGTTGCTCCAGATCTGTACATTCTGGATATCACGCCAGCCAATGACAACAGCACCATCGTTGCTACTTATGCAGCTGACCTTTCAGGACTGGCTGACTCTGCCGCTACGGTATTCGCTTCTGGTTTCTTGACACCAGGTGCTGGAGAACCTGCTTTTGGTTTGTTCGCAGCTTTGCCAGGCGGTGCAGTGGTAGAACTTCCTGATACGGCGCTCGCCCGTCTCCAAGTAGTTCACAACTCCCCTACTCCAACCGTTGACGTCTACGTGAATGGTGGATTGTTGCTCAACGATTTCGAGTTCCGTACAGCGACTCCTTTCATCGACGTTCCTGCAGGGGTTCAATTGGAAGTAGGAGTAGCTCCTGCCAACTCCATGTCCGTAGATGACACCATCGCCAACTTTGGATTGACACTTGCCAACAATGGTACTTACATCGCTGTAGCTCACGGGATTGTCACAAATCAAGCCACTCCATTTACCATCTCTGTCATTGAAAATGCTCAGGAAATGGCGATGGATACGGCCAATGTAGACTTTGCTGTATTCCACGGATCGACAGATGCACCTGAAGTAGATGTATTTGCAAGAGGCGTAGCTCAATTGGTAGATGACCTCTCCTATGGAGAAGCAACAGGCTATACCGGGGTTCCCGCTGCTGCATACTTACTGGATATTACGCCTAGCATGGACAATGAAACCATCGTTGCCAGCTACTGGGCCGAATTGACCGGATTGAAAGGTGGAGCTGCTTTGGTATTCGCATCTGGATACCTGACTCCCGGACCTGGCGATCCCGCTTTCGGATTGTTCGCAGCATTGCCTGATGGAAACATCGTTGAATTCCCTGATACTGCACTTGCTCGCCTCCAAGTTGTACATAACTCTCCTGAGCCAACTGTTGATGTTTACTTGAATGGCGGCCTCTTGCTTGACAATTTCGCCTTCCGGGACGCAACTCCCTTCATTGACGCTCCTGCAGAAGTTGAATTGAACATCGGTGTTGCTTTGGACAACTCTACTGGCGCTGGCGATACCTTGGTCAACTTCCCTGTAACATTGGAGAATGGACAAACTTACATCGCTGTTGCAAGCGGAGTAGTTGGCAATCAAACCACTCCATTCACATTGTTGGCGGTAGATAACGTTCGCGAATCCGCCGATACAGGCGTAGATCTCTTGATTCACCACGGATCTCCAGATGCTCCTGCGGTAGACGTATCAGTCGACGGAGTTGGTGTAATTGTAGATGATGTAGCGTATACTGGATTCTCCGACTACGTAAACGCCCCAGCTACTGCGCTGATTGTCAATTTGTCTCCTGCTGAAGATAGTCTCAATATTGTCGCTTCCTATGATGCCGATTTGACTGGACTCGACGGAAACTCCCTGTTCGTTTTTGCTTCCGGATTCTTCTCAGGAGACCAGCCAGCATTCGGACTTTGGGTTGCGGATGTGGATGGAAACACCTTTGCATTGCCACAACGCACGGTATCCATTGACGATCTTCCGCAAAATCAGAATCTGTTCTCCCTGTACCCCAACCCTGCCCGTGAAATGGCGCAAATCGAACTGGAGCTAGAAAAGGCTTCCGATGTGTCTATCCGCATCTTTAATGCAGCTGGTCAGGAAGTGTACAATGAGGTTTCTGCTATCACTCCTGGATTGCAGACCCGCCAGATTCAGACTCAGCAATTCCAGAGCGGAATTTACACCGTACTGGTTTCCACTGATGAGGTATTTGCCACGAAAAAACTGCTGGTGATTCATTAA
- the dnaA gene encoding chromosomal replication initiator protein DnaA encodes MTATYVDIWDACLHQIRNEISPQSFDTWFKPIKPVRLENMVLTIEVPSQFFYEWLEEHYVDMLKRAIRQSLGPEGRLEYSIVVDNSHSANGASTVKMPASSHHVPPTPPSAKHSANPNLQKDKPIPNPFVIPGIRKFEIESNLNASFTFDNLIEGDCNRLARAAGFAVANKPGTTSYNPLFIYSGVGLGKTHLLQAIGNMIKQNYPQKAVLYVSSERFINQFVEAVRKGTVNDFMNFYQMIDALLVDDIQFLSGKEKTQDNFFHVFNHLRQSGKQIVLASDRSPNDMEGVEERLLSRFKWGLNANLDVPAYETRKEILRSKMYQNGIQLPEDVVEYIAHNVTTNIRELEGALISLLAQSSLNRREVDIDLTKSMLQRFTDQISREITIDAIQKIVGEHFSIDVELMKAKTRKRDIVQARQIAMYFSKELTRHSLKSIGLHFGGRDHSTVIHALQTVNDLVATDKFFKQNVAEIRKRISMELT; translated from the coding sequence ATGACAGCGACCTACGTTGACATATGGGATGCGTGTCTGCACCAAATACGGAACGAGATCTCTCCGCAAAGCTTTGACACTTGGTTCAAACCAATCAAGCCTGTCAGACTGGAGAACATGGTCTTGACCATCGAAGTGCCTAGTCAGTTTTTCTATGAATGGCTGGAGGAGCATTATGTGGACATGTTGAAGCGAGCCATTCGGCAGTCGCTCGGCCCTGAAGGTCGTCTTGAATACTCAATTGTGGTGGATAATAGTCATTCGGCTAATGGTGCTTCTACAGTCAAGATGCCCGCATCTTCTCACCATGTACCACCTACTCCCCCTTCTGCCAAGCACTCGGCCAATCCCAATCTTCAAAAGGACAAACCGATCCCTAATCCATTTGTGATTCCAGGGATCAGGAAGTTTGAGATAGAATCCAACCTAAACGCTAGCTTTACCTTTGACAACTTGATCGAAGGGGATTGCAACCGTTTGGCACGGGCTGCAGGATTTGCCGTGGCCAACAAGCCCGGTACAACTTCCTACAATCCATTGTTTATCTACAGTGGGGTAGGATTGGGGAAAACACACCTCTTGCAGGCAATTGGGAACATGATCAAGCAGAACTATCCGCAAAAGGCCGTTCTGTACGTCTCTTCTGAGCGATTCATCAACCAATTTGTCGAAGCTGTCCGTAAGGGAACAGTCAATGACTTCATGAATTTCTACCAAATGATCGATGCATTGTTGGTGGATGACATTCAGTTCCTTTCTGGTAAAGAGAAGACTCAGGACAACTTCTTCCACGTTTTCAATCACCTTAGACAATCAGGCAAGCAGATTGTATTGGCATCCGACCGTTCACCGAATGATATGGAAGGAGTTGAGGAACGACTGCTTTCCCGGTTCAAATGGGGCCTGAACGCCAATTTGGATGTACCAGCGTATGAGACTCGAAAGGAGATTCTTAGAAGCAAGATGTACCAAAATGGCATTCAACTTCCTGAAGATGTCGTGGAATATATCGCGCATAATGTGACCACCAATATTCGTGAGTTAGAAGGCGCATTGATCTCCTTGTTGGCCCAAAGCTCCCTCAATCGACGTGAGGTTGATATTGATCTGACCAAGTCAATGCTCCAGCGATTCACAGATCAGATTAGTCGCGAGATCACGATTGATGCGATTCAGAAGATCGTTGGAGAGCATTTTTCTATAGATGTCGAGTTGATGAAAGCCAAAACGCGGAAGCGGGACATTGTTCAGGCTCGTCAAATTGCCATGTATTTTTCCAAAGAGCTCACCCGTCATTCCCTTAAATCCATCGGATTGCACTTTGGTGGCAGAGATCACTCAACGGTCATTCATGCGCTTCAGACTGTCAATGACCTAGTTGCTACAGACAAATTCTTCAAGCAGAATGTCGCTGAAATTCGGAAACGGATTTCTATGGAATTGACTTGA
- a CDS encoding metal ABC transporter solute-binding protein, Zn/Mn family, with protein MKPLTQWILSWIFLWICSVQFLAAQTADRPMVLATTSFIADLAREVAGSEAHVVSLMPIGGDPHVYDPVPGDAKKIAEADLILKNGLTLEGWLDEMIDNSGTQAEVVTLTEGISPIKSADHENAYDPHCWMDVQYAMIYVQNICDALIRLDPDNRGTYQANAETYLAKLQALDTWIADTLSLIPANHRVIATSHDAFRYFGNRYGMRVVSILGTSTDAEPRIEDYLNMLNLIERDSIPAIFIESTINPKKLQQMAKDKGIKVGGKLFADSLGDEESGADTYLNMMRQNTRLLVAGLQNKIGLKREEDSLSFLWVMLAAFVASFLLVMFFVHPKGKDPKSWENYQLSIDNLNVSYGKKVALSNVHLNIQPGQVYGLIGGNGSGKSTMMKSILGLLEPDTGSILLNGQPIDEVRKYISYIPQKEEIDWTFPATVLDVVLMGRYPHRSLFTRLGDQDRAIAQEAIKKLGIWDLRNKQIGELSGGQQQRAFIARALAQQAEVYLFDEPFVGVDITSETKIMEIIRGLAEDGKMVIIIHHDLAKIQEYFDQLIMLNQHVVAAGPTASVFHDENLRKTYGGKLTILQEVEHYR; from the coding sequence ATGAAACCGCTTACACAATGGATTTTATCGTGGATATTTCTCTGGATATGCAGCGTCCAATTCCTTGCTGCCCAGACCGCCGATAGGCCCATGGTATTGGCTACGACGTCATTTATTGCAGACTTGGCGCGTGAAGTAGCTGGATCAGAAGCTCATGTAGTGTCTTTGATGCCTATTGGAGGCGATCCCCATGTTTATGATCCTGTGCCTGGAGATGCCAAGAAGATTGCGGAAGCGGATCTGATCTTGAAGAATGGCTTGACCCTAGAGGGTTGGCTGGACGAAATGATCGATAATAGCGGCACGCAAGCTGAAGTCGTGACCCTAACTGAAGGGATCAGTCCGATAAAGAGTGCCGATCACGAAAATGCTTATGATCCACACTGCTGGATGGATGTCCAGTATGCCATGATTTATGTGCAAAATATTTGTGATGCATTGATTCGCCTTGATCCGGACAATCGAGGAACTTATCAGGCTAATGCAGAGACCTATTTAGCCAAACTACAGGCATTAGATACTTGGATTGCCGACACCCTCTCTCTAATTCCTGCCAATCATCGAGTGATAGCGACTTCCCATGATGCGTTCAGATACTTTGGAAATCGCTACGGCATGCGAGTAGTTTCTATTCTTGGAACAAGTACCGATGCCGAACCTCGCATCGAGGACTATCTCAATATGCTCAACCTCATTGAGCGAGACAGCATCCCCGCCATCTTCATTGAGTCTACCATCAACCCCAAAAAGCTTCAACAGATGGCCAAGGATAAGGGCATCAAGGTTGGGGGGAAACTCTTTGCGGATTCCTTGGGAGACGAGGAAAGCGGCGCCGATACGTACCTGAATATGATGCGGCAAAACACGAGGCTCCTTGTAGCCGGCCTGCAAAACAAAATCGGTCTCAAACGGGAAGAGGACTCGCTTTCCTTTCTTTGGGTCATGCTGGCGGCTTTTGTGGCTAGTTTTCTTCTGGTTATGTTTTTTGTCCATCCGAAAGGCAAGGACCCTAAAAGCTGGGAGAACTATCAATTGTCCATTGACAATCTCAATGTGTCCTATGGCAAGAAAGTCGCCTTGAGCAATGTCCATTTGAACATCCAACCGGGACAAGTCTATGGGCTAATTGGAGGAAATGGATCTGGTAAATCTACCATGATGAAATCCATTTTAGGACTTTTGGAACCCGATACCGGCTCGATCCTGCTGAATGGCCAACCCATAGATGAGGTCAGGAAATACATCTCCTACATTCCCCAAAAAGAGGAAATCGACTGGACTTTTCCCGCGACAGTTTTGGATGTAGTCCTGATGGGAAGATACCCACACCGTAGCCTTTTCACTAGGCTCGGAGATCAGGATCGGGCAATTGCACAGGAAGCCATCAAGAAATTGGGAATCTGGGATCTCCGAAATAAGCAAATTGGAGAACTCAGCGGCGGCCAGCAGCAACGTGCTTTTATAGCTCGGGCCTTGGCACAACAAGCAGAGGTATATCTCTTTGATGAACCATTTGTGGGAGTTGACATCACCTCGGAAACCAAAATTATGGAAATCATCCGTGGATTGGCCGAAGACGGGAAAATGGTGATCATCATTCATCATGACCTTGCCAAAATTCAGGAGTATTTCGACCAGCTTATCATGCTCAATCAGCATGTCGTTGCAGCTGGTCCCACTGCATCTGTCTTTCACGATGAAAATCTCCGCAAAACCTATGGCGGAAAACTGACCATTCTTCAAGAAGTAGAACACTATCGCTGA
- a CDS encoding iron chelate uptake ABC transporter family permease subunit yields MEQLIDIFSYDFAVRAFWTSAMVGITCGVLGCFIFLKNMSLIGDALSHAILPGVVGGFMVSGGASLVGLFTGSVLAGLIAAVLITWIQRNVQTREDAAIGIVFTSMFAIGIMGISWLTRQEGVHLDMRDFLFGNVLGISDSDIWMTLCIMLFTLVAIGVFFRYFFITTFHPVMSQAMGISAGTMHYFLMLLISLAVVASLQSVGVILVVAMLITPASTAFLLTKRLSIMLVISAIVGLASTTIGFLVAVIYETTPGPAMTVVASLFFLLAVLLSPSKGLLWRSLRRKRAQNRVLQEDILKHAVSLAEHGNLELKALKQAVGASELSFQRGLNALKRKQEIISKSGKISLTSKGTKIGYDLIRAHRLWEAYLVKEVGLSSDQIHNPAEDVEHIIPAHLVEKVAQHLGHPERDPHGSIIPPVQGTVSPNIFDLAVGDRAFVYGTQAHPLAASLLWNQHIEPETRFELLKKEKAFAEISFDGKKIQIEKAIAENIRIYRHQRHSHTNETHQADD; encoded by the coding sequence ATGGAGCAATTGATCGATATATTTTCCTACGATTTTGCTGTGAGGGCTTTCTGGACATCTGCCATGGTGGGAATCACTTGTGGCGTACTCGGATGCTTCATCTTCCTCAAGAATATGTCCTTGATTGGAGATGCGCTTTCACATGCGATTTTACCCGGGGTAGTGGGAGGCTTCATGGTCTCAGGCGGAGCAAGTCTCGTTGGCTTGTTTACCGGTTCTGTATTGGCGGGATTGATTGCCGCGGTATTGATCACCTGGATACAAAGGAATGTACAGACGCGGGAAGATGCCGCTATTGGAATCGTATTCACCTCTATGTTTGCTATTGGAATCATGGGTATTTCATGGCTCACACGTCAGGAAGGGGTGCATTTGGACATGCGGGATTTTCTTTTCGGGAATGTTTTGGGGATCTCAGATTCCGATATTTGGATGACGCTTTGCATCATGCTCTTCACCTTGGTGGCCATCGGGGTATTCTTTAGATATTTCTTTATCACCACTTTCCATCCAGTGATGTCACAGGCGATGGGTATTTCTGCAGGGACGATGCATTATTTCCTGATGCTACTCATATCCTTGGCGGTGGTGGCTTCCTTACAATCTGTAGGGGTCATATTGGTGGTGGCCATGCTGATCACCCCCGCTTCAACCGCTTTTCTGCTGACGAAACGCCTATCCATCATGCTGGTTATTTCCGCCATTGTCGGGCTAGCATCTACCACCATCGGATTTTTGGTGGCCGTCATATATGAAACCACTCCAGGGCCTGCGATGACAGTTGTAGCATCGCTTTTCTTTCTTTTGGCAGTATTGCTTTCCCCTTCAAAAGGGCTTCTTTGGAGAAGCCTAAGGCGAAAAAGAGCTCAAAATCGTGTCCTCCAAGAAGATATCCTCAAGCACGCAGTGAGTCTAGCCGAGCATGGAAATCTCGAATTGAAGGCACTCAAACAGGCAGTAGGCGCTTCTGAATTAAGTTTCCAGAGAGGCTTGAATGCGTTGAAACGAAAGCAGGAAATCATCAGCAAAAGCGGAAAAATATCCCTCACCAGCAAAGGCACCAAGATCGGATACGATCTTATCCGGGCCCATAGGCTTTGGGAAGCATATCTCGTCAAGGAAGTGGGACTATCCTCAGACCAGATTCATAATCCAGCAGAAGATGTGGAACACATCATCCCTGCTCATCTGGTGGAGAAGGTTGCCCAACATTTGGGACACCCCGAGAGAGACCCTCATGGATCTATTATTCCGCCCGTTCAAGGCACTGTATCGCCCAATATCTTTGACTTGGCAGTTGGCGACCGGGCTTTTGTCTACGGAACACAAGCTCATCCATTGGCTGCCAGCTTACTATGGAATCAGCATATCGAACCCGAAACCCGATTTGAATTATTGAAGAAAGAAAAGGCATTTGCTGAAATTTCCTTCGACGGCAAAAAAATCCAAATCGAAAAGGCAATCGCTGAGAATATTCGTATATACCGCCATCAACGGCATTCCCATACGAATGAAACACACCAAGCTGACGATTGA
- a CDS encoding DUF6438 domain-containing protein — protein MLASPRILLAFSIALLLFSCKQSKEVSSAAVAETLEYLSFQKTGCKGTCPVYKVEVWKDGTARYEGEQYVDRVGLYDGRFSQENLMELMNSLSTAGFWEMDTLYDDPMIMDVPAATLLVKTSGKSHKVKARFGEPETVRNLMSAVEAWSKKGRWAEVTD, from the coding sequence ATGCTCGCTAGTCCCCGAATTCTCCTTGCCTTTTCGATCGCTTTGTTGCTCTTCAGCTGTAAGCAATCAAAAGAAGTCTCCTCTGCCGCGGTAGCGGAAACTCTAGAATATCTTTCCTTTCAAAAGACCGGATGCAAAGGCACCTGCCCTGTTTACAAAGTAGAGGTATGGAAGGATGGCACGGCCAGGTATGAAGGAGAACAATACGTGGATCGTGTTGGGCTGTACGACGGCAGATTCAGTCAAGAAAATTTGATGGAATTGATGAACTCCCTGAGTACAGCAGGCTTCTGGGAAATGGATACTCTGTATGATGATCCCATGATCATGGATGTGCCTGCCGCCACACTTTTAGTGAAAACTTCCGGAAAAAGCCACAAAGTGAAAGCTCGTTTTGGAGAGCCTGAAACTGTGCGGAATCTGATGTCTGCCGTGGAAGCCTGGTCAAAAAAGGGTAGGTGGGCCGAGGTGACTGATTGA
- a CDS encoding DNA polymerase beta superfamily protein, which translates to MKHTKLTIERLKYEPSLVLLSCQTGSRTYGLHHAQSDHDEKGIFLLPKLQFLGTNYQEQCSDKRNDVVYYELGRFVELGLKSNPGIIEMLFTPNESIYARNPILDHLNPHWFISQKCKQTFGGYAKAQIQKAQGLNKKIVNPFPKVRKTPLEFCWIQQDANTIPLTSWLQQTGRDQAKCGLVNLPHMKHVFALFYPENDLPSPFKGIIQSEKSTSLSLSSIPKGSSAVATLFFNEDGYQTYCKNHREYWKWRKLRNEARYQVGGSESLGYDTKNMMHTFRLLLMAKEIAEHGRPEVFRQDREFLLGIRNGEYSYEELSQMAEELESETHLAFERSNLPEHPNKEKIVRALVEMRSELYQISLND; encoded by the coding sequence ATGAAACACACCAAGCTGACGATTGAGCGACTTAAATACGAACCTTCTCTGGTCCTGCTTTCGTGCCAGACAGGAAGCAGGACCTATGGTCTTCACCATGCACAATCTGACCATGACGAAAAGGGCATTTTCCTGTTGCCGAAGCTTCAATTTCTAGGGACGAATTATCAGGAGCAATGCTCGGATAAGCGAAACGATGTAGTCTACTATGAACTAGGACGTTTTGTCGAATTGGGCCTAAAGAGCAATCCCGGGATCATCGAGATGCTTTTCACCCCCAACGAAAGCATCTACGCCCGTAATCCCATTCTTGACCATCTGAATCCACATTGGTTTATCTCCCAAAAATGCAAACAGACTTTCGGAGGATATGCTAAAGCACAGATTCAGAAGGCACAAGGACTCAATAAGAAAATCGTCAATCCATTCCCCAAAGTTCGAAAGACTCCGCTGGAATTTTGTTGGATTCAACAGGATGCCAACACCATACCGCTTACCTCTTGGCTTCAGCAGACAGGGAGGGATCAGGCAAAATGTGGGCTCGTCAATTTGCCGCACATGAAGCATGTATTTGCCCTCTTTTACCCAGAAAATGATCTCCCATCTCCCTTTAAAGGAATCATCCAGAGCGAAAAATCTACGAGTCTTTCGCTCTCATCCATTCCAAAAGGATCGTCGGCAGTGGCGACGCTTTTTTTCAATGAAGATGGCTATCAGACCTACTGCAAGAACCACCGCGAATACTGGAAATGGCGTAAGTTGAGAAATGAGGCTCGCTATCAGGTGGGAGGATCAGAATCACTTGGATATGATACCAAGAACATGATGCACACCTTCAGGCTTCTATTGATGGCCAAGGAAATTGCGGAGCATGGAAGGCCGGAAGTGTTTCGGCAGGACCGGGAATTCCTTTTGGGGATCAGAAATGGCGAATATTCCTATGAGGAATTGAGTCAGATGGCCGAAGAATTGGAATCGGAAACCCATCTCGCATTTGAGCGATCGAATCTTCCCGAGCATCCCAATAAGGAAAAGATCGTTCGAGCGCTTGTCGAAATGCGAAGTGAATTATACCAAATCTCCCTCAATGATTAA